A single region of the Silene latifolia isolate original U9 population chromosome 8, ASM4854445v1, whole genome shotgun sequence genome encodes:
- the LOC141594933 gene encoding uncharacterized protein LOC141594933: MGFKCMCEETRTEVAIYLLQKSNDGQLDRGAIKEAANRFNASVRTISNIWRLAKKPRLVGQKLDVKSGRIGNKNRKRILPNIEHIKSLDKSLRDTMIRVSENCGVSVGTVHSWVKEGLLKRHSSPLHPKLSELHKDQRLLYSLKSLVVKQVLEEFLDLNNVPVTEIIFNEMSNVIHMDEKWFYITEDNETVYVVEGEELPHRCCQSKRYITKVMFMCAVSRPIYGEDGECIFDGKIGMFPFTNQVPAARSSRNRPRGTLETKPIESITKQVIKDCLIHQVIPAIKSVWPEGLSKHIYIQQDNARPHIKNDDPDFMAAANSDGFNIELVFQPPNSPDLNVNDLGYFKALQSLQKKEGSKDSGRPGE; encoded by the coding sequence ATGGGGTTCAAGTGCATGTGTGAAGAAACGAGAACTGAAGTCGCCATCTACTTGCTTCAAAAATCAAATGACGGGCAGCTTGATCGTGGTGCAATCAAAGAGGCAGCAAACAGATTCAATGCAAGTGTAAGGACCATATCAAACATATGGCGACTTGCAAAAAAACCAAGGTTAGTAGGTCAAAAATTAGATGTCAAGAGTGGTAGGATAGGTAACAAAAACAGAAAAAGGATTTTACCAAACATTGAACATATAAAATCACTTGATAAATCACTAAGGGACACAATGATCAGAGTTTCTGAAAATTGTGGAGTTTCAGTTGGAACGGTCCATTCATGGGTGAAAGAAGGTTTACTTAAACGTCATTCAAGCCCATTACATCCTAAACTCAGTGAGTTACACAAGGATCAAAGGCTACTTTATTCATTAAAGTCATTGGTTGTTAAACAAGTTCTTGAAGAGTTCTTAGATCTCAATAATGTTCCAGTGACTGAAATAATTTTTAATGAAATGAGCAACGTAATACACATGGATGAGAAGTGGTTCTATATTACGGAAGACAATGAAACAGTGTACGTAGTTGAGGGGGAGGAGCTGCCTCATAGATGCTGTCAATCAAAGAGGTACATCACAAAAGTGATGTTCATGTGTGCAGTTAGCAGACCTATTTatggtgaagatggtgaatgCATATTTGATGGTAAAATAGGCATGTTTCCATTTACTAATCAAGTTCCAGCAGCTAGGTCAAGCAGAAATAGGCCAAGGGGTACATTAGAGACTAAGCCTATTGAGTCAATCACAAAACAAGTAATCAAGGATTGTCTAATTCATCAAGTGATTCCAGCAATTAAGAGTGTTTGGCCAGAAGGTCTTAGCAAGCACATTTACATACAACAAGACAATGCTAGGCCACACATTAAGAATGATGATCCTGATTTTATGGCAGCAGCAAATTCAGATGGATTTAATATTGAGTTAGTATTTCAGCCCCCTAACTCACCAGACCTAAACGTTAATGACCTTGGGTATTTCAAGGCACTACAATCATTACAAAAAAAAGAAGGCAGCAAAGACAGTGGACGACCTGGTGAATGA